Proteins found in one Bicyclus anynana chromosome 24, ilBicAnyn1.1, whole genome shotgun sequence genomic segment:
- the LOC112054911 gene encoding uncharacterized protein LOC112054911: MLMNDTGLVTDIHAIQVATHLPEELSTVINDTRRIINGDEVTDGRPYMVYLKLPRNNNKKPNYRSWLCGGVILHEEYILTSAACIEDVEHFYVVSGTYKYADEDDRYNNPCIKNGAKKAIWKCIPKNYVFDGHENDNIRWMNNDIAIVKVEDEFDFNRRIKGCDFVPKPICYNNQSLTMENPGTVASIAGWGTTSRYNDWVSRRKENQQSLLESQVEIIPKNRCKRRWGSRYHNIIDNYMICTKDIGQTMSEICNEKYVDCQDISYSDEEDARRDGKVLRSELIPTNLTIHSAHNDTRRYASAAEGGFCENDHGGPLVYGSGVNSVVIGVISACLVKERSNKCYGPFLYTSVYKNRQFISCAIYKDVEPKCRRQFRSGITHTETIVSWKNHVDGPAKNEQSIIQRAKEDSVETKRDKVYSDRGSIVRPDTRAANNVNGTSKPK, from the exons ATGTTGATGAATG ATACTGGATTAGTTACAGATATTCATGCGATCCAGGTAGCAACGCATCTACCTGAAGAATTAAGCACAGTAATAAATGATACAAGAAGAATTATCAATGGCGATGAAGTAACGGATGGTAGACCTTACATG GTCTATCTCAAACTACCGCGCAATAACAATAAGAAACCGAACTATCGCTCCTGGTTATGTGGAGGAGTCATCCTCCATGAGGAGTACATACTGACGTCGGCAGCTTGTATTGAAGACGTTGAACATTTTTACGTAGTTTCTGGGACTTACAA gtATGCCGATGAAGATGATCGATACAACAACCCGTGTATCAAAAACGGTGCAAAAAAAGCTATTTGGAAATGTATTCCTAAGA ATTACGTATTCGATGGTCATGAAAACGACAACATAAGATGGATGAACAACGACATAGCGATCGTTAAAGTGGAGGATGAATTCGATTTCAACAGGAGGATCAAAGGATGTGACTTTGTGCCTAAGCCCATTTGCTACAATAACCAGAGCTTGACAATGGAGAACCCTGGAACTGTTGCCAGTATAGCTGGCTGGGGTACTACGTCTCGATACAATGat TGGGTCAGTAGAAGAAAGGAAAACCAACAGAGCCTTCTAGAGTCCCAAGTGGAGATCATCCCCAAGAACAGGTGCAAGCGACGCTGGGGCTCCAGATACCATAACATTATTGACAACTACATGATCTGCACCAAGGATATCGGGCAAACCATGTCTGAGATTTGTAAT GAAAAATACGTCGATTGTCAAGACATAAGCTATTCTGACGAGGAAGACGCAAGGAGAGACGGCAAAGTGCTCCGAAGTGAGTTAATACCGACCAACCTGACGATTCATTCTGCACATAACGACACGAGGCGATACGCCTCGGCCGCTGAGGGAGGATTTTGTGAG AATGATCACGGCGGTCCTCTGGTGTACGGCAGCGGGGTTAACAGCGTCGTCATCGGCGTTATCTCGGCCTGTCTCGTCAAGGAGAGGAGCAATAAGTGCTACGGACCGTTCCTCTACACCAGCGTCTATAAGAACAGGCAGTTCATTTCTTGCGCCATTTATAAGGACGTTGA ACCAAAATGTAGGCGACAATTCAGGTCTGGAATAACTCACACTGAGACTATTGTCTCGTGGAAGAATCATGTTGATGG ACCAGCTAAGAACGAGCAATCAATAATCCAGCGTGCTAAAGAAGACTCTGTAGAAACtaaaagagataaagtttattCTGACAGAGGGTCTATCGTTAGACCTGATACGAGAGCTGCAAATAATGTTAATGGTACAAGTAAACCTAAATAG
- the LOC112057053 gene encoding uncharacterized protein LOC112057053: MPKRMPKKKSNYQVEDGDTFTVTAIPTNDVKNVTTSIKAAAVNKSVNEIHDIPDEGWEFENNTVIDTRRILYSKRVSEGKRPYMVYLQLTKESAKAHKYRGWLCGGVIVDSHYVLTSAACVEDADRFYVVSGTTKFVDSFDYKSDDCVCHHRRKVVWKCIPKNYKFDFQDSIKWSSNDIAIVKVDKPFKLGVLEKGCEFATDLVAYNNVSRELEKAGTKGWIAGWGSGSNFREGVYRRLRTEQLPGNAKFLQEAKVCVMDNEACAKKWAQRFRSIITQYMICTKDVMKRLSDICDKRYANCTDVETRREDDHQHRLDLGRHLRDPDDYTARRTNKQGGFCENDHGGPLIVKYQGKERVIGVISACKIDPKSHTCHGPFLYTSVFRNRQFISCAIHKDVEENCRRVFRSGITHEEWDVKWDKVDE, encoded by the exons ATGCCGAAACGAATGCCAAAGAAGAAGAGCAATTACCAGGTCGAAGATGGGGACACAT ttaCAGTTACCGCAATACCAACAAATGATGTTAAGAATGTAACTACGAGTATTAAAGCTGCGGCAGTTAATAAAAGCGTCAATGAAATCCACGACATACCAGATGAAGGATGGGAGTTTGAAAACAACACGGTTATTGACACGAGGAGGATTTTATACAGCAAGAGAGTTAGTGAAGGGAAGAGACCTTACATG gTCTACCTCCAACTAACCAAAGAGTCAGCAAAAGCACACAAGTACCGCGGCTGGTTGTGTGGAGGTGTCATAGTGGACTCTCACTATGTGCTGACTTCTGCCGCGTGCGTGGAAGACGCTGATCGCTTCTACGTTGTCTCTGGCACCACCAAGTTTGTGGACAGCTTTGACTATAAAAGCGACGACTGCGTTTGCCATCATCGGCGCAAGGTTGTGTGGAAATGCATTCCTAAAA attacaAGTTCGACTTCCAAGACAGCATAAAATGGTCATCCAACGACATAGCCATAGTAAAAGTAGACAAACCCTTCAAATTGGGAGTATTGGAGAAAGGTTGCGAGTTCGCTACGGATCTCGTCGCCTACAATAATGTCAGCCGGGAGCTGGAGAAGGCTGGCACAAAGGGCTGGATTGCTGGATGGGGCAGTGGCAGTAACTTCAGAGAG GGAGTGTACCGCCGGCTCAGGACGGAACAGCTGCCAGGCAACGCGAAGTTCCTCCAAGAGGCCAAGGTGTGTGTGATGGACAACGAGGCGTGCGCCAAGAAGTGGGCTCAACGGTTCCGGAGCATCATCACACAGTACATGATCTGCACCAAGGATGTCATGAAGCGGCTCAGTGACATTTGTGAT aaaagaTATGCCAACTGCACGGATGTGGAGACCCGGCGTGAGGATGACCACCAGCACCGGCTGGACCTGGGCCGACACCTGCGCGACCCTGACGACTACACCGCGCGCCGGACAAACAAGCAGGGCGGCTTTTGTGAG aaCGACCACGGCGGGCCCCTCATAGTGAAGTACCAGGGCAAGGAGCGAGTCATCGGCGTCATATCGGCGTGCAAGATCGACCCCAAGAGCCACACCTGCCACGGACCCTTCCTCTACACCAGCGTCTTCAGGAACCGACAGTTCATCTCTTGCGCCATTCACAAAGACGTTGA AGAAAATTGTCGGCGAGTTTTCCGATCAGGCATCACTCACGAGGAATGGGATGTCAAATGGGACAAGGTTGACGAGTAA